The following are from one region of the Cloacibacterium normanense genome:
- the lpxK gene encoding tetraacyldisaccharide 4'-kinase produces the protein MKRWYLYPFSLVYHFVTALRNRMYDWGIFSSTKFKTPMIGVGNLSVGGSGKSPMVMYLADYLAKNFRTGVLSRGYGRKTKGYGIVNYDSNFKMVGDEAMQLFERFKNRFVIGVCEDRVFGAKKIIEDMDLDVLLLDDSYQHRRIKPGFNILLTDYNDPYFKDFVLPAGNLRESRRGAKRADIIVVTKCPENITEEKKQFYISRIKPRYYQKVFFSTINYDEEIFCFDPKLKLPDNNMSYYDILLITGIANPKTFVEEVKRYSSNVKHLRFKDHHSFTTEDISLIKKEYEKLGEYKLILTTEKDYVRLKGFDYLREKLYYWPINVEIDRAEEFNQIIQDYVRKN, from the coding sequence ATGAAAAGATGGTATCTCTACCCTTTTTCCTTGGTTTATCATTTTGTTACTGCCCTCAGAAACAGAATGTACGATTGGGGAATTTTTTCTTCTACGAAATTTAAAACTCCTATGATTGGCGTAGGAAATTTATCTGTAGGTGGCAGTGGAAAATCGCCTATGGTAATGTATTTGGCTGATTATCTTGCTAAAAATTTTAGAACAGGCGTTCTTTCTCGTGGTTACGGAAGAAAAACCAAAGGTTATGGTATTGTAAATTACGACAGTAATTTTAAAATGGTGGGTGATGAAGCCATGCAACTCTTCGAAAGATTTAAAAACAGATTTGTCATCGGCGTTTGTGAAGACCGTGTTTTTGGAGCAAAAAAAATCATCGAAGACATGGATTTAGATGTACTTCTATTAGATGACAGCTACCAACACCGCAGAATAAAACCCGGTTTTAATATTCTTTTGACCGATTATAATGACCCTTATTTTAAAGATTTTGTTTTACCTGCTGGAAATCTTAGAGAATCAAGACGTGGAGCAAAACGTGCTGACATCATTGTAGTAACCAAGTGTCCAGAAAATATTACCGAAGAAAAAAAACAATTCTATATTTCTAGAATTAAACCTAGATATTACCAAAAAGTGTTCTTCTCAACCATCAATTATGATGAAGAAATTTTCTGTTTTGACCCAAAATTGAAACTTCCAGATAACAACATGAGTTATTATGACATTCTCCTGATTACAGGAATTGCCAACCCAAAAACCTTTGTGGAAGAAGTAAAAAGATACAGTTCAAATGTAAAACACTTGCGATTCAAGGACCATCACAGTTTCACAACAGAAGATATTTCTCTCATCAAAAAAGAATACGAAAAACTTGGAGAATATAAATTGATTTTAACCACAGAAAAAGATTATGTTCGCTTAAAAGGCTTCGATTATTTAAGAGAAAAATTATATTATTGGCCGATTAATGTAGAAATAGACCGCGCAGAAGAATTTAATCAAATCATTCAAGATTATGTTAGAAAAAATTAA
- a CDS encoding YicC/YloC family endoribonuclease: protein MILSMTGFGRAEGIFEGKKISIELKSLNSKSFDLNLRIPLRYKEKEFEVRKLLNDTILRGKVDCYINCETIDDCNDVKINQDIVKAYMNQLREISPNAEEFEYLKMAIRMPEAINGKPAELNEEEWKSLENLVKEALAKFVDFRKTEGAILHEELAKNLKNIEENLLKVIPYEDDRMVAVKERYQNTLKEFENVDETRFYQELAYYTEKLDISEEKVRLTQHLKYYLEVMQNETFNGKKLGFISQEIGREINTLGSKANHHEIQKLVVMMKDDLEKIKEQTLNVL, encoded by the coding sequence ATGATTTTATCAATGACAGGCTTCGGAAGAGCCGAAGGTATTTTTGAAGGAAAAAAAATTAGCATCGAACTCAAATCGCTTAACAGTAAATCATTTGACTTGAATCTAAGAATTCCGCTTCGCTATAAAGAGAAAGAATTCGAAGTAAGAAAATTGTTAAATGACACCATTCTCAGAGGAAAAGTAGACTGCTATATCAATTGCGAAACCATCGATGACTGCAATGATGTAAAAATCAATCAAGATATTGTAAAAGCATATATGAATCAGCTTCGTGAGATTTCTCCCAATGCAGAAGAGTTTGAATATCTGAAAATGGCCATCAGAATGCCTGAAGCAATTAACGGAAAGCCTGCAGAATTAAATGAAGAAGAGTGGAAATCTTTGGAAAATTTGGTTAAAGAAGCTTTAGCAAAATTTGTAGATTTCAGAAAGACAGAAGGCGCAATTTTACACGAAGAACTGGCAAAAAATCTTAAAAATATTGAAGAAAATCTTCTCAAAGTCATTCCTTACGAAGACGACAGAATGGTAGCGGTAAAAGAACGTTATCAGAATACTTTGAAAGAATTTGAGAATGTAGACGAAACCAGATTCTATCAAGAACTGGCTTATTATACCGAAAAATTAGACATTTCCGAAGAAAAAGTACGTTTAACACAGCACTTGAAATATTACTTAGAAGTGATGCAAAACGAAACTTTCAACGGGAAAAAATTAGGATTTATCTCTCAAGAAATCGGCAGAGAGATCAATACATTAGGTTCTAAAGCCAATCACCACGAAATCCAAAAACTGGTAGTGATGATGAAAGACGATTTAGAAAAAATTAAAGAACAAACGTTAAACGTATTGTAA
- the gmk gene encoding guanylate kinase: MNKVIIFSAPSGSGKTTLVKYCLGVFSELQFSISATTRALRGEEIHGKDYFFLSVEEFKKLIAENAFVEYEEVYQDKFYGTLKSEVERIWQEGKVVIFDVDVKGGVNLKKIFGENALSIFIAPPSIDELERRLISRATDDLETIKTRVAKAKEEMTYAEEFDQIIINDDLETAQKEIERIVRNFIEE; this comes from the coding sequence ATGAACAAAGTAATTATATTTTCAGCACCTTCAGGAAGTGGAAAAACCACTTTGGTAAAATATTGTTTAGGTGTTTTTTCTGAACTTCAATTTTCCATTTCTGCTACAACCAGAGCATTGAGAGGTGAGGAAATTCATGGGAAAGACTATTTTTTTCTTTCGGTAGAAGAATTTAAAAAACTGATTGCAGAAAATGCTTTTGTAGAATACGAAGAAGTTTATCAAGATAAATTCTACGGAACCTTAAAATCTGAAGTGGAAAGAATTTGGCAAGAAGGAAAAGTAGTCATCTTCGATGTAGATGTAAAAGGTGGCGTAAATCTGAAGAAGATTTTCGGAGAAAATGCCCTTTCTATTTTTATTGCACCACCTTCTATAGACGAATTGGAACGAAGATTGATATCTAGAGCTACAGATGATTTAGAAACCATCAAAACCAGAGTGGCAAAAGCCAAAGAAGAAATGACTTATGCTGAAGAATTTGACCAAATTATCATTAATGATGATTTAGAAACCGCTCAGAAAGAAATTGAGCGAATTGTAAGAAATTTTATTGAAGAATAA